Proteins encoded together in one Variovorax paradoxus window:
- a CDS encoding dienelactone hydrolase family protein codes for MSLRDDSRSDFDSLRPGESTEQGATRRTALKAAIGVGYAAAVMPVMAQTAISTSAEGLKAGPIKYTVNGFEVPAYAAAPAGKTGLPVILVIQEIFGVHEYIADTCRRFAQLGYLAIAPELYARQGDPRGYTDIPKLQADIVSKVPDAQVMADLDGALAYAGANGGNVAKAGITGFCWGGRIVWLYAATGKVKAGVAWYGRLVGQPGELTPRHPIDIAANLQAPVLGLYGGKDQGIPLDTVDKMKAALANGTPAAKASSFVVYPEAGHAFHADYRPSYVKSAAEDGWQRATAWFKANGVV; via the coding sequence ATGTCCCTTCGCGATGACAGCCGTTCCGACTTCGATTCGCTTCGCCCCGGCGAGAGCACAGAGCAGGGCGCCACGCGCCGCACCGCACTCAAGGCCGCCATCGGCGTGGGCTATGCGGCCGCCGTGATGCCGGTCATGGCACAGACCGCCATCAGCACTTCGGCCGAAGGCCTGAAGGCCGGGCCCATCAAGTACACCGTCAACGGCTTCGAGGTGCCCGCCTATGCGGCGGCGCCGGCCGGCAAGACGGGCCTGCCGGTCATCCTGGTGATCCAGGAGATCTTCGGCGTGCATGAATACATTGCCGATACCTGCCGCCGCTTTGCGCAACTCGGCTACCTGGCCATTGCCCCCGAGCTTTATGCGCGGCAGGGCGATCCGCGCGGCTACACCGACATTCCCAAGCTGCAGGCCGACATCGTGAGCAAGGTGCCCGATGCGCAGGTCATGGCCGACCTGGACGGCGCGCTTGCGTATGCCGGGGCCAACGGCGGCAATGTTGCCAAGGCCGGCATTACCGGCTTCTGCTGGGGCGGCCGTATCGTGTGGCTCTATGCCGCCACCGGCAAGGTCAAGGCCGGCGTCGCATGGTACGGCCGGCTGGTCGGCCAGCCGGGCGAACTCACGCCCCGGCATCCCATCGACATTGCGGCCAACCTCCAGGCGCCCGTGCTCGGTTTGTACGGCGGAAAAGACCAGGGCATCCCGCTTGACACGGTTGATAAGATGAAAGCAGCGTTGGCAAATGGGACTCCGGCTGCCAAGGCTTCGAGCTTCGTCGTGTATCCCGAAGCAGGCCACGCGTTCCATGCCGACTACCGCCCCAGCTACGTGAAAAGCGCGGCCGAGGACGGATGGCAGCGAGCCACGGCCTGGTTCAAAGCCAATGGCGTCGTCTGA
- a CDS encoding transporter substrate-binding domain-containing protein has translation MKLSALMAAAAVVLLTATGVQAADTLAKIAESGKITLAYRESSVPFSYLDGPNKPIGFSVELSNAVVEAVKKKLNKPNLQVQLMPVTSQNRIPLITNGTVDLECGSTTNNTARGKDVAFAVNHFYTGTRLLTKKSSKIKDYADLAKKTVASTTGTTNALVMRKYNTEKNLDMDIVLGKDHADAFLLVESDRAVAFAMDDILLFGLIANAKNPADYEVVGEALQVEPYACMLPKDDPAFKKLVDDTFTGLMKSGEFEKLYTKWFMSPIPPKNVPLNLPMSQQLKDNIKAPSDKPAT, from the coding sequence ATGAAACTCTCCGCATTGATGGCCGCTGCTGCCGTGGTGCTGCTTACCGCCACCGGCGTCCAGGCCGCCGACACGCTGGCCAAGATCGCCGAGTCCGGCAAGATCACTCTCGCCTACCGCGAGTCGTCGGTGCCCTTCAGCTACCTGGACGGCCCCAACAAGCCGATCGGGTTCTCGGTCGAACTCTCCAACGCCGTGGTCGAGGCGGTGAAGAAAAAGCTCAACAAGCCCAACCTGCAGGTGCAGTTGATGCCGGTGACATCGCAGAACCGCATTCCGCTGATTACCAACGGCACGGTCGACCTGGAGTGCGGCTCCACCACCAACAACACCGCGCGCGGCAAGGACGTGGCCTTTGCCGTCAACCACTTCTACACGGGCACGCGCCTGTTGACCAAGAAGTCTTCCAAGATCAAGGACTACGCGGACCTGGCCAAGAAGACGGTGGCCAGCACCACCGGCACCACCAATGCGCTGGTCATGCGCAAGTACAACACCGAGAAGAATCTCGACATGGACATCGTGCTCGGCAAGGACCACGCCGACGCCTTCCTGCTTGTGGAGAGCGACCGCGCCGTGGCATTTGCCATGGACGACATCCTGCTGTTCGGCCTGATTGCCAACGCCAAGAACCCGGCCGACTACGAGGTGGTGGGCGAGGCGCTGCAGGTCGAGCCCTATGCCTGCATGCTGCCAAAGGACGACCCGGCCTTCAAGAAGCTGGTGGACGACACCTTCACCGGCCTGATGAAGAGCGGTGAGTTCGAAAAGCTCTACACCAAGTGGTTCATGTCGCCGATCCCGCCGAAGAACGTGCCGCTGAATTTGCCCATGAGCCAGCAGCTCAAGGACAACATCAAGGCCCCTTCAGACAAGCCGGCGACCTGA
- a CDS encoding LysR family transcriptional regulator produces the protein MRLRHIEVFNAIMLTGSVSAAARLINITQPAVSRTLQHAELQLGFPLFQRAKGRLTPTTEALTLYPHIERLFAQLDEVQRLAANLRAGSDTGELRILSVLALSYEVLPRALKAFREKHPGYSITVESLHSPQIMSALLLQEADVGFVFSPAVHPSLTQETLADTRMVCIAPKGMLPRALVRNGSVALHDLVDRPVIGLDSRDPVGTSLSQACRQAGVGFQQAVVTVQTYHAALSMAHHGLGVALVDACTARSADSTKVEVLALEPHIPVPVRALRFAGRPDSVAVRGITRCMREAIEQAA, from the coding sequence ATGCGGCTGCGTCACATCGAGGTTTTCAACGCCATCATGCTCACGGGCAGCGTGAGCGCGGCGGCGCGGCTCATCAACATCACGCAGCCGGCGGTAAGCCGCACGCTGCAGCATGCCGAGCTGCAACTGGGCTTTCCGCTGTTCCAGCGCGCCAAGGGCCGGCTGACGCCGACCACCGAGGCGCTCACGCTGTATCCGCACATCGAGCGGCTTTTCGCGCAGCTCGACGAGGTGCAGCGCCTCGCAGCCAACCTGCGCGCGGGCAGCGACACGGGCGAGCTGCGCATCCTGAGCGTGCTGGCACTGAGCTACGAGGTGCTGCCGCGCGCGCTCAAGGCGTTTCGCGAAAAGCATCCGGGCTATTCGATCACCGTCGAATCGCTGCATTCGCCGCAGATCATGTCGGCGCTGCTGCTGCAAGAGGCCGACGTGGGCTTTGTCTTCAGCCCCGCGGTGCATCCCTCGCTTACGCAAGAAACGCTCGCCGACACGCGCATGGTGTGCATTGCGCCGAAGGGCATGCTCCCGCGTGCGCTGGTGCGCAACGGTTCGGTGGCGCTGCACGATCTGGTCGATCGGCCAGTCATCGGGCTCGACAGCCGCGACCCGGTGGGCACCAGCTTGAGCCAGGCCTGCCGACAGGCGGGCGTGGGTTTTCAGCAGGCGGTGGTCACGGTGCAGACCTACCACGCAGCGTTGTCGATGGCCCACCATGGGCTGGGTGTGGCGCTGGTCGATGCCTGCACGGCTCGCTCCGCCGACAGTACCAAGGTCGAGGTGCTGGCACTGGAGCCGCACATTCCGGTGCCGGTGCGCGCGTTGCGCTTTGCGGGACGGCCCGATTCGGTAGCGGTTCGCGGCATTACGCGCTGCATGCGCGAGGCCATCGAGCAGGCCGCCTGA
- a CDS encoding LysR family transcriptional regulator: MTDRFDGIQTFLEVVESGSLTLAAERLNLTRSAVGKALARLEARLGVRLLQRTTRSQSLTEEGQAYYEHCLRAQAELEAAESGLENGRREPRGRLRASLPLAFGHHHAAPALLGLIERYPQLQVDIAISDRTVDLLQEGYDLAVRIGELPDSDRLLARRLGEQTMLLAAAPAYLARFGRPADVAALAQHRGIDYCGPGHSQRWELRDPQGRAHTVHLPWHARLNDLQAVADAAIAGAGVAWLPNWLLARYVQSGQLEPVLADHRAAAMPIHVLWPRSRHMPAKTRCAVDALVAAMPACMEECRTRPVPAARTRKTQGSRS, translated from the coding sequence ATGACCGATCGTTTCGATGGCATCCAGACTTTTCTCGAGGTAGTCGAAAGCGGCAGCCTCACGCTCGCGGCCGAGCGGCTGAACCTCACCCGTTCGGCAGTGGGCAAGGCGCTTGCACGGCTGGAGGCGCGGCTCGGCGTGCGGCTGCTCCAGCGCACCACCCGCAGCCAGAGCCTGACCGAGGAAGGGCAGGCCTACTACGAGCACTGCCTGCGCGCGCAGGCGGAACTCGAGGCCGCGGAGTCGGGGCTCGAAAACGGCCGGCGCGAACCGCGCGGCCGCTTGCGTGCCAGCCTGCCGCTGGCCTTCGGCCATCACCATGCGGCGCCGGCGTTGCTGGGCCTCATCGAGCGCTATCCGCAACTGCAGGTGGACATCGCCATCAGCGACCGCACGGTCGACCTGCTGCAGGAGGGCTACGATCTTGCGGTGCGCATCGGCGAGCTGCCCGACAGCGACCGGCTGTTGGCCCGCCGCCTCGGCGAGCAGACCATGCTGCTCGCTGCCGCGCCGGCCTACCTCGCGCGCTTCGGGCGGCCGGCTGATGTGGCCGCGCTGGCGCAGCACCGGGGCATCGACTATTGCGGCCCCGGCCATTCGCAGCGATGGGAACTGCGCGATCCGCAAGGCCGCGCGCACACCGTGCATCTGCCCTGGCATGCGCGGCTGAACGACCTGCAGGCGGTGGCCGATGCAGCCATTGCGGGTGCCGGAGTGGCATGGCTGCCGAATTGGCTGCTGGCACGCTACGTGCAATCCGGACAGCTCGAGCCCGTGCTGGCCGACCACCGCGCCGCGGCCATGCCCATTCATGTGCTGTGGCCGCGCTCGCGCCACATGCCCGCCAAGACGCGCTGCGCTGTCGATGCGCTGGTCGCCGCAATGCCGGCCTGCATGGAAGAATGCCGAACCCGCCCGGTACCCGCCGCGCGGACCAGAAAAACACAAGGAAGCCGTTCATGA
- a CDS encoding D-amino acid dehydrogenase, giving the protein MHVCVLGAGIVGLATAWQLERRGHQVTVIDRATPGAGASGGNGAQLSYSYVQPLADASIWRQLPKLLLSPSSPLKLRPQLDPLQWRWGLEFLAACNAETSRDTTSQLLALAASSRAEFETMRAELSPDCDFSATGKLVLYSNASSLESARAQLELQRTMGSKQRMVAPHECVAIEPALESYRSQIAGAVYTPSECAADCLKVCAELMGALRARGVRFLLGTDVHGFARDGARVAAVKSSEGDIEADAFVMALGSASHKLGRALGAYLPVYPLKGYSITVEVDPAPGAAPRVNVTDSARKVVFARIGSRLRVAGMAELVGHDASIPATRIETLAAATRAVFPHASRLEELHPWTGMRPATPKGLPIIGRLASAPSNMLFNTGHGALGFTLAFGSARRIAEALEPAAALA; this is encoded by the coding sequence ATGCATGTGTGTGTGCTCGGCGCCGGCATCGTGGGCCTGGCGACCGCCTGGCAGCTCGAACGCCGGGGCCATCAGGTTACGGTGATCGACCGCGCGACGCCTGGGGCCGGCGCGAGCGGCGGCAATGGCGCCCAACTCAGTTATTCGTATGTGCAGCCGCTGGCAGACGCGTCGATCTGGCGGCAATTGCCCAAGCTGCTGCTTTCGCCAAGCTCGCCGCTCAAGCTGCGGCCCCAGCTCGACCCCTTGCAGTGGCGCTGGGGGCTGGAATTTCTTGCAGCCTGCAATGCCGAGACCTCGCGCGACACCACCTCGCAGCTGCTGGCGCTTGCCGCATCGAGCCGCGCCGAGTTCGAAACCATGCGGGCCGAACTGTCGCCCGATTGCGACTTTTCCGCGACCGGCAAGCTGGTGCTCTACAGCAACGCATCGTCGCTCGAAAGCGCGCGGGCCCAGCTAGAGCTGCAACGCACCATGGGCAGCAAGCAGCGCATGGTCGCGCCGCACGAGTGCGTGGCAATCGAGCCCGCGCTCGAAAGCTACCGCAGCCAGATTGCGGGGGCGGTCTACACGCCAAGCGAATGCGCAGCCGACTGCCTCAAGGTATGCGCCGAACTCATGGGTGCGCTGCGCGCGCGCGGTGTGCGCTTTCTGCTCGGCACCGACGTGCACGGCTTTGCGCGCGACGGCGCGCGGGTGGCCGCGGTGAAATCGAGCGAAGGCGACATCGAGGCAGACGCCTTCGTGATGGCCCTGGGCTCGGCCTCGCACAAGCTCGGGCGTGCGCTTGGCGCCTACCTTCCGGTGTACCCGCTCAAGGGCTACAGCATCACGGTCGAGGTCGATCCTGCGCCCGGCGCCGCGCCCAGGGTGAACGTGACCGACAGCGCACGCAAGGTGGTGTTCGCGCGCATCGGATCGCGCCTGCGGGTGGCGGGCATGGCCGAACTCGTGGGGCACGACGCGAGCATTCCGGCCACACGCATCGAGACGCTGGCAGCCGCGACGCGTGCGGTGTTCCCGCATGCCAGCCGGCTGGAAGAACTGCATCCGTGGACCGGCATGCGGCCCGCCACGCCCAAGGGGCTGCCGATCATCGGACGGCTCGCGAGCGCGCCGTCGAACATGCTGTTCAACACCGGGCACGGCGCGCTGGGCTTCACGCTGGCCTTCGGCTCCGCACGGCGGATTGCCGAAGCGCTGGAGCCCGCGGCGGCATTGGCTTGA
- a CDS encoding aspartate/glutamate racemase family protein, which translates to MASTNVVGILGGMGPAAGADFVRLFVQACAQQMQARGEPVRDQSFPEHWLAQVPVPDRTHALGSADNGAHQPLEPMLQALGRLAALGSQAVAIACNTAHAWHARLQERFPQVELLHMAREVAQHLAAQGAGNVALMATEGTYRVRLYEQALAEAGLDCLVPLQEERRTITRGIFDGVKAGNMRLAEECFSQVALRLAERHGPVTIIMGCTEVPLGLQGSAAVAGLDLVDPAQVLAAALARRAYRD; encoded by the coding sequence ATGGCTTCAACCAACGTAGTCGGCATTCTGGGCGGCATGGGCCCTGCCGCGGGGGCGGACTTCGTCCGTCTCTTCGTGCAGGCGTGCGCCCAGCAGATGCAGGCACGCGGGGAGCCGGTGCGTGACCAGTCTTTTCCGGAGCACTGGCTGGCGCAGGTGCCGGTGCCAGACCGCACCCATGCGCTGGGTTCGGCGGACAACGGTGCGCACCAGCCGCTGGAGCCGATGCTGCAGGCACTGGGACGGCTGGCTGCGCTGGGCAGCCAGGCCGTGGCCATTGCCTGCAACACCGCGCATGCCTGGCATGCCCGGCTGCAGGAACGCTTTCCCCAGGTGGAACTGCTGCACATGGCGCGCGAGGTGGCGCAGCATCTTGCCGCGCAAGGGGCGGGCAATGTGGCGCTGATGGCCACCGAGGGCACCTACCGCGTGCGTCTGTACGAGCAGGCGCTGGCCGAGGCGGGGCTCGATTGCCTTGTGCCGCTGCAGGAGGAACGCCGCACCATCACGCGCGGCATCTTCGACGGCGTGAAGGCCGGAAACATGCGGCTTGCCGAAGAATGTTTTTCGCAGGTGGCGCTGCGGCTCGCGGAACGCCACGGGCCGGTCACCATCATCATGGGCTGCACCGAGGTGCCGCTCGGACTGCAGGGCTCGGCCGCGGTTGCCGGGCTGGACCTGGTCGATCCGGCGCAGGTGCTGGCCGCCGCATTGGCCCGCCGCGCTTATCGCGACTGA
- a CDS encoding ZIP family metal transporter produces the protein MNLIVIIAATLVAGIGSVWLAALLLRVGVRSGSGGVNSQHLLSLAAGALLATAFMHLLPEAFESRIEPALLFGVLLFGLVFFFLLDKAELWHHGHEHHHGSPAPGPVAAGHKADHAHDHAHGHAHNHGHGDHGHSHSRAPHGRGGWAVLTGDSVHCFGDGILIASAFIADMRLGLVAAIAVLAHEVPHHIGDLVVLRQSSANQRAALVKVSLAGTMTMLGGIVGWWLVDQLHGWLPYFLVLASSSFVYVALADLIPQLQKRLPARQTAAQIAWLVVGIALVTLVSRLAHGEHDHGHSDHGHSEHGHADHGHAHEGEAAPAHKD, from the coding sequence ATGAATTTGATAGTGATCATTGCGGCGACCCTGGTTGCCGGCATCGGAAGCGTATGGCTCGCGGCCCTGCTCTTGCGCGTGGGCGTGCGCAGCGGATCGGGCGGGGTGAATTCGCAGCACTTGTTGAGCCTGGCTGCGGGGGCGCTGCTTGCCACTGCCTTCATGCATCTGCTGCCCGAAGCCTTCGAAAGCCGCATCGAACCGGCGCTGCTCTTCGGCGTGCTGCTGTTCGGCCTGGTGTTCTTCTTTTTGCTCGATAAAGCCGAGCTCTGGCACCACGGGCACGAGCATCACCACGGTAGCCCGGCGCCGGGGCCGGTCGCCGCAGGGCACAAGGCGGACCACGCGCACGATCATGCCCATGGCCACGCCCACAACCATGGCCACGGCGACCACGGCCACTCGCACAGCCGCGCGCCTCACGGGCGCGGCGGCTGGGCCGTGCTCACCGGCGACAGCGTGCACTGCTTCGGCGACGGCATCCTGATTGCATCCGCCTTCATCGCGGACATGCGCCTTGGCTTGGTAGCCGCCATTGCGGTGCTCGCGCACGAAGTTCCGCATCACATCGGAGACCTCGTGGTGCTGCGCCAGAGTTCGGCCAACCAGCGGGCGGCGCTGGTCAAGGTGTCGCTCGCCGGCACCATGACCATGCTCGGCGGCATCGTCGGATGGTGGCTCGTCGACCAGCTGCACGGATGGTTGCCGTACTTCCTGGTGCTGGCCAGCAGCAGCTTTGTCTATGTGGCACTGGCCGACCTGATTCCACAACTGCAGAAGCGCTTGCCCGCGCGGCAGACCGCGGCGCAGATCGCCTGGCTTGTGGTGGGCATTGCGCTCGTCACGCTTGTGAGCCGGCTTGCACACGGCGAGCACGATCATGGCCACTCGGATCACGGCCACTCGGAACACGGCCACGCCGATCACGGCCATGCGCACGAAGGCGAAGCGGCCCCGGCGCACAAGGACTGA
- a CDS encoding M20/M25/M40 family metallo-hydrolase, with product MTLFPVRSWCRAGGALLIAAACQAALAAPDARIASLAAEQKQPLLDSLSQLVGIESGSRDLEGLEKISDLIAGKLKALGGEVEFIDPSAEAYRMEDTPEKIGRVVRATFKGTGKKKIMLIAHMDTVYAVGMLNKQPFRVEGDKAYGLGIADDKQGVAVIIHTVAMLQALKFKDYGTLTVLINGDEEISSPGSRALITRLGGEHDAVLSFEGASVKEDKLSLATAGIASVTLNVTGKASHAGSAPEQGVNALYELSHQVLQMRDLSDPATGLKMNWTISKSGSNRNVIPASATASADVRVLKVSDYDRIEQQVQERVKKQLIPEAKVELKFERRRPPLEATDASRALAAHAQRIYKDEVGKPLGADDKAAGGGTDAAFAALKTKAPVVERFGLQGFGAHSADAEYVLVDSIEPRLYLATRMVMDLSRNKVGN from the coding sequence ATGACCCTGTTCCCCGTTCGTTCCTGGTGCCGCGCAGGCGGCGCACTCCTGATCGCCGCAGCCTGCCAGGCCGCGCTGGCCGCACCCGATGCGCGCATCGCCTCGCTGGCGGCCGAGCAGAAGCAGCCGCTGCTCGATTCGCTGTCGCAGCTCGTCGGCATCGAGTCCGGCAGCCGCGACCTGGAGGGCCTCGAGAAGATCTCCGACCTCATCGCCGGCAAGCTCAAGGCGCTGGGCGGCGAGGTCGAGTTCATCGACCCCAGTGCCGAGGCCTACCGCATGGAAGACACGCCCGAAAAAATAGGCCGCGTCGTACGCGCGACCTTCAAGGGCACGGGCAAGAAGAAGATCATGCTCATTGCGCACATGGACACGGTCTACGCCGTGGGCATGCTCAACAAGCAGCCGTTCCGCGTCGAAGGCGACAAGGCCTACGGCCTCGGCATTGCAGATGACAAGCAGGGCGTGGCGGTCATCATCCACACGGTGGCCATGCTGCAGGCGCTCAAGTTCAAGGATTACGGCACGCTCACCGTGCTGATCAACGGCGACGAGGAAATCAGCTCGCCCGGTTCGCGCGCGCTCATCACGCGGCTTGGCGGTGAGCACGATGCGGTGCTGTCGTTCGAGGGCGCCTCGGTCAAGGAAGACAAGCTTTCGCTTGCCACCGCGGGCATTGCCTCGGTCACGCTCAATGTCACGGGCAAGGCATCGCATGCGGGCTCTGCGCCCGAGCAGGGCGTGAACGCGCTCTACGAGCTCTCGCACCAGGTGCTGCAGATGCGTGACCTGTCGGACCCTGCAACGGGCCTCAAGATGAACTGGACCATTTCGAAATCAGGCAGCAACCGCAACGTGATTCCGGCCAGTGCCACCGCCAGCGCCGATGTGCGCGTGCTGAAGGTGAGCGACTACGACCGCATCGAGCAGCAGGTGCAGGAGCGCGTGAAGAAGCAACTGATTCCCGAGGCCAAGGTCGAGCTGAAGTTCGAGCGCCGCCGTCCGCCGCTCGAAGCCACCGACGCCTCGCGCGCGCTGGCCGCGCACGCGCAGCGCATCTACAAGGACGAAGTGGGCAAGCCGCTGGGCGCCGACGACAAGGCTGCCGGCGGCGGTACCGATGCGGCGTTTGCCGCCCTCAAGACCAAGGCGCCGGTGGTCGAGCGCTTCGGCCTGCAGGGTTTTGGCGCGCACTCGGCCGATGCCGAATACGTGCTGGTGGATTCCATCGAGCCGCGGCTCTATCTTGCGACCCGCATGGTGATGGACCTTTCGCGCAACAAAGTCGGCAACTGA
- a CDS encoding MFS transporter, with amino-acid sequence MTPSSTSTPRRAAAALTAICLVALMFGLEISSVAVILPELERVLHADFQDAQWIMNAYTLACTSVLMAAGTLADRYGRRRVLMASLWLFGLASLACGWASSAPLLIAARFVQGVGAGAMMICQFAILSQQFREPAARSRAFAVWGVVAGIGLGFGPLVGAAIVALADWRWVFLVHAPLALLTLGLVRASVQESRDPDAHRLDVAGMLTLTLAVFALVYFITLGTVQGFANAAGLALLALALVSLGLFIAAERRSAHPMFDFSVFRIHRFNGAMMGSMGMNFSFWPFMIYLPIYFQSALGHNLMHAGWALLAYTLPTLLVPPLAERLALRHGAERVIPGGLGLIALAFLLMAAGNARGSDAVVIAACLVAGIGLGLTNSPVTNTSTSAVSAARAGMASGIDFSARLITLALNIALMGFVLVSGIARHLGDAGLRAGPGELLQLAQAVAAGKLDTLPGVAGSALAQAALRQGFGDVMLYAGIGVGLLALASHAFFRRGRRSVGLVPVGADADLR; translated from the coding sequence ATGACACCGTCCTCTACTTCCACCCCCCGCCGCGCTGCCGCCGCGCTCACCGCCATTTGCCTTGTTGCACTCATGTTCGGGCTCGAAATCTCGAGCGTGGCGGTGATCCTGCCGGAGCTCGAGCGCGTGCTGCATGCCGACTTCCAGGACGCGCAATGGATCATGAACGCCTACACGCTGGCTTGCACCTCGGTGCTGATGGCGGCCGGCACGCTGGCCGACCGGTACGGCCGCCGCCGCGTGCTGATGGCCAGCCTGTGGCTGTTCGGGCTGGCATCGCTGGCATGCGGCTGGGCGTCGAGCGCGCCGCTCCTGATTGCCGCGCGTTTCGTGCAGGGCGTGGGCGCAGGCGCCATGATGATCTGCCAGTTCGCCATCCTGTCGCAGCAGTTCCGCGAACCCGCGGCCCGATCGCGCGCCTTCGCAGTGTGGGGCGTGGTCGCGGGCATCGGGCTGGGCTTTGGTCCACTGGTGGGCGCCGCCATCGTGGCGTTGGCCGACTGGCGCTGGGTCTTCCTGGTGCACGCGCCGCTGGCGCTGCTCACGCTGGGCCTGGTGCGCGCCAGCGTGCAGGAGTCGCGCGACCCCGACGCGCACCGCCTCGACGTGGCGGGCATGCTCACGCTCACGCTTGCGGTGTTTGCGCTGGTCTACTTCATCACGCTCGGCACAGTGCAGGGTTTCGCAAACGCGGCGGGGCTGGCCCTGCTGGCGTTGGCGCTGGTGAGCCTCGGGTTGTTCATTGCGGCCGAGCGGCGCAGCGCGCATCCCATGTTCGATTTTTCGGTCTTCCGCATCCACCGCTTCAACGGCGCGATGATGGGCTCGATGGGCATGAACTTCAGCTTCTGGCCGTTCATGATCTACCTGCCGATCTACTTCCAGTCGGCGCTCGGCCACAACCTGATGCACGCGGGCTGGGCCCTGCTGGCCTACACCCTGCCCACCCTGCTGGTGCCGCCGCTGGCCGAGCGGCTGGCGCTGCGCCATGGCGCCGAGCGCGTGATTCCGGGCGGCCTCGGCTTGATAGCCCTGGCCTTCCTGCTCATGGCGGCGGGCAATGCGCGCGGCAGCGACGCGGTGGTGATTGCCGCTTGCCTGGTTGCGGGCATCGGCCTCGGCCTCACGAACTCGCCCGTTACCAACACGAGCACCAGCGCGGTGTCGGCGGCGCGCGCGGGCATGGCCTCGGGCATCGACTTCAGCGCGCGGCTGATCACGCTCGCCTTGAACATCGCGCTGATGGGATTCGTGCTGGTGAGCGGCATTGCGCGCCACCTGGGTGACGCCGGCCTGCGCGCCGGGCCCGGAGAACTGCTGCAATTGGCGCAGGCGGTGGCGGCGGGCAAGCTGGACACCCTGCCAGGCGTGGCCGGCTCCGCACTCGCGCAGGCCGCCCTGCGCCAGGGCTTTGGCGACGTGATGCTCTATGCCGGTATCGGCGTGGGGCTGCTGGCGCTCGCGAGCC